The Bacillus sp. (in: firmicutes) genome includes a region encoding these proteins:
- a CDS encoding CPBP family intramembrane metalloprotease → MGKRQMDILKNISDKELLFSLYFTQLTLFVLSVIFGIVEYEDTQQWLFLFQGEGIDILVGVMVGLIIVLIDIIGMKVLPPSYYDDGGINVRLFQHRSVLHIFFIAAVVAFCEELFFRGVLQTTFGWFLASSVFALVHFRYFSHWFLIFNIVLLSFFFGWMYETYTSLPMMIALHFTINFFLGLYIRMQSGKEETH, encoded by the coding sequence ATGGGAAAACGGCAGATGGATATATTAAAAAACATAAGCGATAAAGAACTCCTCTTTAGCCTTTATTTTACGCAACTAACCCTATTTGTCTTATCTGTAATTTTCGGTATAGTTGAATATGAAGATACCCAGCAATGGCTTTTCCTATTTCAAGGCGAGGGAATCGACATACTAGTAGGTGTTATGGTTGGGCTAATCATCGTACTTATCGATATCATCGGGATGAAAGTGTTACCTCCCTCTTATTATGATGATGGTGGGATCAATGTTCGTCTGTTCCAGCATCGGTCCGTGTTACATATCTTTTTCATTGCAGCTGTCGTTGCCTTTTGTGAAGAACTGTTTTTTAGAGGCGTACTCCAAACGACATTTGGCTGGTTTCTCGCCAGTTCTGTCTTTGCCCTTGTTCACTTTCGTTACTTTAGTCATTGGTTTTTAATCTTTAATATTGTGCTGCTAAGTTTCTTTTTCGGGTGGATGTATGAAACGTACACAAGCTTACCAATGATGATCGCTTTACATTTTACGATTAACTTTTTTCTTGGTCTATATATTCGAATGCAAAGTGGGAAGGAGGAAACGCATTGA
- a CDS encoding ECF transporter S component: MNNGRLKRFVSIGMLSSIAYVLMMLNFPFPGFPTFLLVDFSDIPALVGAILFGPLAGIIIELIKNILDYFITGSETGIPIGHAANFTAGIFFILPTYYIYQRMKSTRGMTVALVVGTLSMAVSMSILNYFVFLPAYTFFLNMPAMSGPEARQFIVSAIFPFNVVKGLLITFVFTLIFIRLQYWLNKQSVIHGA, translated from the coding sequence ATGAATAATGGAAGACTCAAAAGATTTGTATCTATTGGAATGTTGAGTAGCATCGCTTATGTTTTGATGATGCTCAATTTTCCATTCCCAGGTTTTCCGACGTTTTTATTAGTCGATTTTAGTGACATCCCTGCGCTTGTCGGAGCCATTTTGTTCGGTCCTTTGGCAGGAATCATCATCGAGCTCATCAAAAATATTTTGGACTATTTTATCACAGGAAGTGAAACAGGAATTCCAATTGGGCATGCGGCGAATTTTACGGCAGGAATCTTTTTCATTTTACCTACCTATTATATTTATCAACGCATGAAGTCTACACGTGGAATGACGGTAGCCCTTGTAGTAGGAACACTTTCAATGGCTGTAAGTATGAGTATATTAAACTATTTCGTCTTTTTACCTGCGTATACATTCTTTTTAAATATGCCGGCCATGAGTGGACCTGAAGCACGTCAATTTATTGTATCAGCTATTTTTCCATTTAATGTCGTGAAAGGATTGTTAATTACGTTCGTTTTTACATTAATATTTATTAGACTCCAGTATTGGTTGAATAAACAATCTGTCATTCATGGAGCTTAA
- the sigX gene encoding RNA polymerase sigma factor SigX — MDSFFEKLYDKYHQDVFQFLFYMVKNRELAEDLVQEVYIRVLKAQYHFQGRSSEKTWLYSIAKNVAIDYFRKQKGWKERIVDFFDWKKQLVISDAPMPEEIAIQKEEIQLMFECLQRCTTDQQMVIIMRFIQELSIQETAEALGWTESKVKTTQHRALKALKKHMMAMKGGSETNETT; from the coding sequence ATGGACTCCTTTTTTGAAAAATTGTATGACAAGTACCACCAAGATGTATTTCAATTTTTATTTTATATGGTTAAAAATAGAGAACTTGCCGAAGACTTAGTTCAAGAGGTTTATATACGAGTATTAAAAGCCCAATATCATTTCCAAGGGAGGAGTTCTGAGAAAACTTGGTTATATTCGATTGCGAAAAATGTGGCGATTGATTACTTTCGAAAACAAAAAGGATGGAAAGAACGTATTGTTGATTTTTTTGATTGGAAGAAACAGTTAGTGATAAGCGACGCACCCATGCCTGAAGAAATTGCTATACAAAAAGAAGAAATTCAACTGATGTTTGAATGTTTACAAAGGTGTACGACAGACCAACAAATGGTGATTATTATGCGTTTCATTCAAGAATTATCGATTCAAGAAACCGCTGAAGCACTTGGCTGGACGGAAAGTAAAGTAAAAACGACGCAACACCGTGCATTAAAAGCATTAAAAAAACACATGATGGCTATGAAGGGAGGGTCGGAAACAAATGAAACGACATGA
- a CDS encoding LysM peptidoglycan-binding domain-containing protein produces MNHHPFEEQNGWKTEESISSLPPRSTVHSKKKTKTKWKVQYPLLRFLLFFFILLPITIFSIYTYWQHDEETIPASIEKGGKKVIVDALPIETDKEMNLEEEPAFPSVSLEELSEKMELRSAEEQSTLSISSPKESEKEHAEPKYHIVYHTVQPEETLYRISMNYFHSKEGIDIIKSWNGLNDNEIKVGQVLQIPLPRE; encoded by the coding sequence TTGAACCATCACCCTTTTGAAGAGCAAAACGGATGGAAGACGGAGGAGTCGATTTCTTCTTTGCCCCCACGCAGTACCGTTCATTCGAAAAAAAAGACAAAAACGAAATGGAAAGTCCAATATCCGCTTTTGCGCTTTTTGTTATTCTTTTTTATTTTGTTACCAATTACAATCTTTTCTATCTATACATACTGGCAACACGATGAAGAAACAATTCCAGCTTCTATTGAAAAAGGTGGGAAAAAAGTAATTGTTGATGCTCTACCGATTGAGACGGACAAGGAGATGAACTTGGAGGAAGAACCTGCCTTTCCGTCCGTATCTTTAGAAGAACTTTCGGAAAAAATGGAGTTGAGATCAGCAGAAGAACAGTCAACATTATCAATTAGTAGTCCAAAAGAAAGTGAAAAAGAACATGCCGAACCAAAATATCATATCGTTTATCATACGGTTCAGCCTGAAGAGACATTATACCGTATTTCCATGAATTACTTTCATTCCAAAGAGGGAATCGACATTATTAAAAGTTGGAATGGATTAAATGATAACGAAATTAAAGTAGGACAAGTGTTACAAATTCCATTACCTCGTGAATAG
- a CDS encoding DUF2663 family protein, translating to MESSIIMLDDWTDQATKQLLQNVVERKKKYEKMKKMHLLFLWFAVFYSFGYLYVLYHTIIEPYSYSLWIMLSKFFQHSYQLYTFLIAVGLFGGVKIYHDKKEKAETEFHALRCEIIDRSKDLWRNEGWMNRHKVFQMMKDKYDINLYHESK from the coding sequence GTGGAATCTTCAATTATCATGCTCGATGATTGGACTGACCAAGCGACGAAGCAGCTATTGCAAAATGTGGTCGAACGCAAAAAAAAATACGAAAAGATGAAAAAGATGCATTTGTTGTTTTTATGGTTCGCTGTTTTTTATTCGTTCGGTTACCTTTATGTATTGTATCATACAATCATTGAACCTTATTCTTATTCATTATGGATCATGTTGAGTAAATTTTTCCAACATTCGTATCAGCTTTACACCTTCTTAATAGCGGTAGGGTTGTTTGGTGGTGTGAAAATTTATCACGACAAAAAAGAAAAGGCTGAAACGGAGTTTCATGCCTTACGTTGTGAAATTATTGATCGTAGCAAAGACCTATGGAGAAATGAAGGATGGATGAATCGCCATAAAGTTTTTCAAATGATGAAAGATAAATATGATATTAATTTATATCATGAGAGTAAGTAA
- a CDS encoding ABC transporter ATP-binding protein: protein MAKQPFISLENVSFRYDENTPLINAINLSIERFEMVGIIGPNGSGKSTLLKLMNRSLSLQQGDIWINGKHIHDFSPKEFARKVAVLPQHMELSFSYTVKETVSFGRYAHQKGMFPKWTSKDEQVVQQAMQQTQVDHFAQVPVVQLSGGERQRVFLARALAQEAELLLLDEPTNHLDISHQIQLLAYLRSLVDQQKLTVVSVFHDVNLALMFCDQLIMMKEGTCERQIVRMDRIHEQQLSSLYGLTFHLLPHESKSTMQLQPFVPSSSFFGKIKVHFNEKGIDFSRPVRLFGKCNQVTFDGWYDGVTKEEVEEKNYAVAPSLTRIEEVYTSQDVNVYGLFHQKYESHVTLYFHINQRFSSLQLIDVYTRCYEELAPIFPKLNSKITILIGTCESSSQMNEIQFDRIRQSIFTFLNKGKR, encoded by the coding sequence ATGGCCAAACAACCTTTTATTTCCCTAGAAAATGTTTCTTTTCGGTATGACGAAAACACGCCGTTAATAAACGCCATTAATTTATCGATAGAACGATTCGAAATGGTCGGTATTATTGGGCCGAACGGTAGTGGAAAATCGACGTTGTTAAAATTGATGAATCGATCTTTGTCGTTACAACAAGGGGATATTTGGATTAACGGAAAACATATTCATGATTTTTCACCAAAGGAATTTGCAAGAAAAGTAGCCGTTTTACCTCAACATATGGAATTATCGTTTTCCTATACCGTTAAGGAGACTGTTTCCTTTGGAAGGTATGCTCATCAAAAAGGAATGTTTCCGAAATGGACGTCAAAGGATGAACAAGTAGTCCAACAGGCGATGCAACAAACGCAAGTGGATCACTTCGCGCAAGTTCCTGTCGTGCAATTAAGTGGCGGCGAAAGACAACGGGTGTTTCTTGCTCGGGCTCTTGCTCAAGAAGCGGAACTTCTACTGTTAGATGAGCCGACGAATCATTTAGATATTTCGCATCAAATTCAACTGTTAGCCTACTTACGCTCGCTTGTTGATCAACAAAAACTCACAGTCGTTTCTGTGTTCCATGATGTAAACTTAGCACTTATGTTTTGCGATCAGCTCATTATGATGAAAGAAGGAACGTGTGAACGACAGATCGTTCGGATGGATCGAATACATGAACAGCAATTGTCGTCCCTTTATGGTCTTACGTTTCATCTCCTTCCACATGAATCGAAAAGTACCATGCAGCTACAGCCTTTCGTTCCGAGTAGCTCGTTTTTTGGCAAAATAAAAGTTCATTTCAATGAAAAAGGAATTGATTTTTCCCGCCCAGTACGGTTATTTGGTAAATGCAATCAGGTTACGTTTGATGGTTGGTATGATGGGGTAACTAAAGAAGAGGTGGAAGAAAAGAATTACGCGGTTGCCCCATCTCTTACACGAATTGAAGAGGTATATACTTCACAAGATGTAAACGTATATGGGTTATTCCATCAAAAATATGAGAGCCATGTCACTTTATATTTCCATATTAACCAAAGATTTTCATCTCTCCAACTTATTGATGTTTATACTCGTTGTTATGAAGAACTTGCACCAATTTTCCCTAAATTAAATAGTAAAATAACGATATTAATAGGTACTTGTGAATCTTCTTCGCAAATGAATGAAATACAATTTGACCGTATTAGACAATCGATATTTACGTTTTTAAATAAAGGAAAGAGATAA
- a CDS encoding ATP-dependent DNA helicase RecQ gives MNIHSLLKKKFGYNSFRPGQEEVIQSVISGHDTVAMLPTGTGKSLCYQLPGYYLKGTVLIVSPLLSLMQDQVEQLKVKGEKQVVAYNSFLSVSERKAVLDKLHRYRFVFISPEMLKNERVLERLKRISISLFVVDEAHCISQWGYDFRPDYLNLGNVRQLLGKPTTLALTATATKKVREDIIQLLHLDQPKEWIFSVDRPNIYIHVEHVSDMQEKEVRLLHLVQQLQKPGIIYFSSKRLADEMAKKMRQAGLNKVASYHAGLDQDERILIQQQFLYQQLEIICATSAFGMGINKENVRFVIHYHVPAQMESYVQEIGRAGRDGNKSIAILLYMEGDEHLHYGLMEQELPTDAQIDTFFYELYRLKKWPEETMLTEIQQSLQLSDVQLRFLLHYAEPLKQRPAQKVQVEEITQQIKNDRDVRRQERVRKIQEMKQWVASFTCRREGILSYFDERLDHCPLNCCDQCGTNVDFYYQTKSEIKDESKEQWEDILSQLFYR, from the coding sequence ATGAACATACACTCTCTTCTCAAGAAAAAGTTCGGTTATAATTCATTTCGTCCTGGCCAAGAAGAGGTCATTCAATCCGTCATCTCAGGCCATGATACAGTAGCGATGCTTCCAACAGGTACAGGAAAATCATTATGTTATCAATTACCAGGCTATTATTTAAAAGGAACGGTTTTAATTGTTTCTCCGCTCCTTTCGTTAATGCAAGACCAAGTAGAACAATTAAAAGTCAAAGGGGAAAAACAAGTCGTTGCTTATAATTCGTTTTTATCTGTATCTGAGCGAAAAGCAGTTTTAGATAAACTGCACCGTTATCGCTTCGTTTTTATTTCACCGGAAATGCTCAAAAATGAGCGGGTGTTAGAACGACTGAAAAGGATTTCTATTTCATTGTTTGTCGTAGATGAAGCTCACTGTATTTCACAATGGGGATACGATTTTCGTCCTGATTATTTAAATTTAGGTAACGTTCGTCAGCTATTAGGAAAGCCAACGACATTAGCCTTAACTGCCACGGCAACAAAAAAGGTGAGGGAAGATATTATTCAACTGTTGCACCTTGACCAACCGAAAGAATGGATTTTTTCCGTAGACAGACCAAATATATACATTCATGTGGAACATGTTTCGGACATGCAAGAAAAAGAGGTACGACTATTACATCTCGTTCAACAGTTACAAAAGCCAGGTATTATTTATTTTTCAAGTAAACGGTTAGCAGATGAGATGGCGAAAAAAATGAGACAAGCTGGACTTAACAAAGTTGCTAGTTATCATGCTGGATTGGATCAAGATGAGCGAATTCTGATTCAGCAACAATTTCTTTATCAACAATTAGAAATCATTTGTGCGACGAGTGCATTTGGCATGGGAATTAACAAAGAAAACGTACGCTTTGTTATTCATTACCATGTTCCTGCGCAAATGGAGTCGTACGTACAAGAAATTGGTCGTGCGGGAAGAGACGGAAACAAAAGCATCGCTATTTTGTTATACATGGAAGGGGACGAACACCTTCATTACGGTTTAATGGAACAAGAACTTCCGACCGACGCTCAAATCGATACGTTTTTTTATGAACTTTATCGGTTAAAAAAATGGCCGGAAGAAACGATGCTAACAGAAATACAACAATCATTACAATTGTCGGATGTGCAGCTTCGTTTTTTACTTCACTATGCTGAACCGCTCAAACAACGACCGGCTCAAAAAGTCCAAGTTGAAGAAATTACCCAACAGATAAAAAACGACCGTGATGTACGCAGGCAAGAAAGGGTTAGAAAAATACAAGAGATGAAACAATGGGTGGCCTCTTTCACATGTCGACGTGAAGGTATTTTATCTTATTTTGATGAAAGGTTGGACCATTGTCCACTAAATTGTTGTGATCAATGTGGGACAAATGTAGACTTCTATTATCAAACGAAGAGTGAAATCAAAGATGAGTCTAAGGAGCAATGGGAAGATATTTTATCCCAATTATTTTATAGATAA
- a CDS encoding iron ABC transporter permease: MYRLIYYPVRGHELLKGSRSLQKPFIQINLNKKIQTVLAIVIAIGCIALGVSAGALSIPFSIIGQIFLHKWLAVPLPDGVTDVMKNVIWNVRLPRVVLAFLVGASLSLAGAAFQGLLKNPLADPYTLGVSSGASVGAVFVIFFQWQFPIINGLTLPFVSIAFALLTLWLVLRFAKAIDHHLRVETLILTGIIFSSFLGAVITLFVALSGEELRQIITWLMGSVAMRGWEFVYLLLPFFLIGALLIFFNIRELNAFTFGEEVAKHLGVDTEQRKKMLLLGASILTGASVAVSGTIGFVGLVIPHMVRLFIGSNHRWLLPHSLFYGGAFLVIADLFSRTIIEPRELPIGVVTSFIGAPIFTFIFFRRRRKGM; encoded by the coding sequence ATGTACAGGCTGATTTATTATCCCGTCCGGGGCCACGAATTATTGAAGGGGTCGAGGAGCTTGCAAAAGCCATTTATCCAGATCAATTTAAATAAAAAAATACAAACTGTCTTAGCTATTGTTATTGCGATTGGATGTATAGCATTGGGGGTATCGGCAGGGGCGCTGTCGATTCCCTTTTCTATTATTGGTCAAATCTTCTTACATAAATGGTTGGCTGTCCCTTTACCAGATGGCGTAACCGATGTGATGAAAAATGTTATTTGGAACGTACGTTTGCCACGAGTGGTATTAGCCTTTTTAGTGGGTGCATCACTATCATTAGCTGGGGCAGCCTTTCAAGGACTGTTAAAAAACCCACTGGCAGATCCTTATACGTTAGGTGTCTCTTCTGGTGCGTCCGTCGGTGCCGTCTTCGTGATTTTTTTTCAATGGCAATTTCCAATCATTAATGGGTTAACCTTACCGTTTGTTAGTATTGCGTTTGCTTTACTTACATTATGGCTCGTATTACGGTTTGCAAAAGCGATCGATCACCATTTACGAGTAGAAACACTCATTTTAACAGGTATTATTTTTTCATCCTTTTTAGGGGCTGTGATTACCCTCTTCGTTGCCCTATCTGGGGAAGAGCTTCGCCAAATAATTACATGGTTGATGGGGAGTGTGGCGATGAGAGGGTGGGAATTTGTCTATCTTCTCCTACCGTTTTTTTTAATCGGAGCACTTCTAATTTTTTTCAACATTCGCGAGTTGAATGCGTTTACATTCGGTGAAGAAGTAGCAAAGCATCTTGGGGTGGATACGGAGCAAAGGAAGAAAATGCTCCTATTAGGGGCGTCAATTTTAACTGGAGCAAGTGTAGCGGTTAGTGGGACAATCGGTTTTGTCGGACTCGTCATTCCGCATATGGTTCGTCTATTCATTGGAAGTAATCACCGCTGGTTGCTACCGCATTCTCTTTTTTATGGCGGTGCTTTTCTGGTGATCGCTGATTTGTTTTCGCGTACGATAATCGAACCACGTGAATTACCAATCGGAGTCGTAACGTCCTTTATCGGAGCCCCTATATTTACATTTATTTTTTTCCGACGTAGAAGAAAAGGGATGTGA
- a CDS encoding inorganic diphosphatase, with protein MAFENKVVEAFIEIPTGSQNKYEFDKERGVFKLDRVLFSPMFYPAEYGYLENTLALDGDPLDILVITTNPTFPGCVIDTRVIGYLNMVDSGEEDAKLIGVPVEDPRFDEIRSIEDLPQHKLREIAHFFERYKDLQGKKTEIGTWEGPEAAAKLIDECLARYEESKK; from the coding sequence ATGGCTTTCGAAAACAAAGTCGTTGAAGCATTTATCGAAATTCCTACTGGTAGCCAAAATAAATACGAATTTGACAAAGAGCGTGGTGTGTTTAAGTTAGACCGCGTTTTATTCTCACCTATGTTTTATCCAGCTGAATACGGCTACTTAGAAAATACGCTTGCCCTTGATGGCGATCCACTAGACATTTTAGTCATCACAACAAACCCAACATTTCCAGGATGCGTCATTGATACGCGCGTCATCGGTTATTTAAACATGGTAGATAGCGGAGAAGAAGACGCAAAATTAATTGGTGTTCCTGTTGAGGATCCACGCTTTGATGAAATTCGATCTATCGAAGATTTACCACAACATAAATTAAGAGAAATTGCTCACTTCTTTGAACGATATAAAGACTTACAAGGTAAGAAAACAGAAATTGGTACGTGGGAAGGCCCAGAAGCTGCAGCAAAATTAATCGACGAGTGCCTTGCTCGCTACGAAGAAAGCAAGAAATAA
- a CDS encoding peptidoglycan DD-metalloendopeptidase family protein, translated as MTLDYYFRRFYIIFFGWMIMLSPSPAKGAELSHWVFPTDGIITDTFGTRDGTHKGIDIGGRLGTNVFAVDKGKVIRSYYSSSYGNVIFLQHPNGFETVYAHLQKRLVNEGDQVQQGQLIGKMGSTGHSSGVHLHFEIHQGAWTIEKVNAIDPFVIYGKGGIGEYVFALVHDPYQTMEVSQVHKVITYTIQPGDTLYQIAKINGVSIEHLQQWNELSNPHLIVAGQTLEIRK; from the coding sequence ATGACATTGGATTATTATTTTAGGCGGTTCTATATTATATTTTTTGGTTGGATGATTATGTTGTCTCCAAGTCCGGCCAAAGGAGCGGAACTATCTCATTGGGTGTTTCCAACAGATGGTATTATTACCGATACGTTTGGTACTCGAGACGGAACTCATAAAGGAATCGACATAGGTGGTAGGCTCGGAACGAATGTATTTGCCGTTGATAAAGGGAAAGTCATACGTTCTTATTATTCTTCATCGTATGGGAATGTTATTTTTTTACAACACCCAAACGGCTTTGAAACCGTCTATGCTCATTTACAAAAAAGACTTGTGAATGAGGGAGACCAAGTACAGCAAGGACAACTGATTGGAAAAATGGGCTCCACTGGTCATTCGTCAGGTGTCCATTTACATTTTGAAATTCATCAAGGGGCATGGACGATAGAGAAAGTAAACGCCATCGATCCGTTTGTTATTTACGGAAAAGGCGGTATTGGGGAATACGTTTTTGCGTTAGTACACGACCCATATCAAACCATGGAAGTCTCTCAGGTACATAAAGTGATTACTTATACGATCCAGCCTGGCGATACGTTGTATCAAATTGCAAAAATCAATGGGGTCTCCATTGAACATTTACAACAGTGGAACGAACTTTCGAATCCTCACTTGATCGTGGCTGGTCAAACGTTGGAAATAAGAAAATAA
- a CDS encoding ferredoxin — translation MPKYTIVDKETCIACGACGAAAPDIYDYDDEGIAFVTLDDNQGIAEVPEILHDDMMDAFEGCPTDSIKVADEPFDGDPLKFE, via the coding sequence ATGCCAAAATATACGATTGTTGACAAAGAGACTTGCATTGCATGTGGAGCATGCGGCGCAGCTGCACCTGACATCTACGACTACGACGATGAAGGTATTGCCTTTGTTACGCTAGATGACAACCAAGGTATTGCTGAAGTACCTGAAATTTTACATGACGATATGATGGATGCGTTCGAAGGTTGCCCAACGGATTCTATTAAAGTAGCGGATGAACCGTTCGACGGAGACCCATTGAAATTCGAATAA
- a CDS encoding helix-turn-helix domain-containing protein, with product MTYFQAILLYCFQQIQTERTMASVFHLLKGKKSSQTIQDSFLYNLYIFFHLFPFLKRKDFENELEQLSTYGWIYLQDGRVQVTEQGKQQVSAFFQQESWPSYLNGWKYQDAAIVFWKRLTLSVQVVSNLIYYQKEYYPIQRETNVLRWMKWWLKQHWTNRRDLANKLYDELFTLFQHDAPEDPSLVVYRLTGAKRIGMTGLQVAESLNIPYDTYWVKFIHILHYALQTIQKHKKDYPLLYSMVEDLLTPLSLTNSTKETYQLIQKGWTISRIAQYRSLKKSTIEDHIIEITLNDPTFSIEPFVDNETIRQVREVAASMKNRRLKPIKERLPHVEYFQIRLVLAKYGEVYEHTLSSQEKVRL from the coding sequence ATGACATATTTTCAAGCCATCCTTCTTTATTGTTTTCAACAAATTCAAACGGAACGGACGATGGCTTCAGTTTTTCATTTACTAAAAGGGAAGAAATCTTCGCAAACGATTCAAGACTCGTTTTTATATAACTTATATATATTTTTTCATTTATTCCCGTTTTTAAAACGGAAAGATTTTGAAAACGAATTGGAACAGCTATCGACATATGGTTGGATTTACTTACAAGATGGTCGCGTGCAAGTTACGGAACAAGGAAAACAACAAGTGTCTGCTTTTTTTCAACAGGAATCTTGGCCTTCTTACTTAAACGGATGGAAATATCAAGATGCAGCCATTGTGTTTTGGAAAAGGTTGACTTTAAGCGTACAAGTTGTGTCTAACTTGATTTATTATCAAAAGGAATATTATCCAATTCAGCGAGAGACGAACGTATTACGTTGGATGAAATGGTGGCTAAAGCAACATTGGACGAATCGTCGGGATTTAGCTAACAAATTATATGATGAATTGTTTACTCTTTTTCAACATGATGCTCCTGAAGACCCGTCATTAGTTGTGTACCGTTTAACAGGGGCTAAACGAATTGGAATGACAGGCTTGCAAGTAGCGGAGTCGTTAAATATACCGTATGATACGTATTGGGTAAAGTTTATTCATATCCTTCATTATGCTCTTCAAACCATACAAAAACATAAAAAAGATTATCCATTACTTTATTCAATGGTAGAAGACCTTTTAACCCCTTTATCGTTAACAAATTCAACAAAAGAAACGTATCAACTCATACAAAAAGGGTGGACGATTTCTAGAATTGCTCAATACCGCTCTTTAAAAAAAAGTACGATTGAGGATCATATCATTGAAATTACGTTAAACGATCCAACCTTTTCAATTGAACCGTTTGTCGACAACGAAACGATCCGCCAAGTTCGTGAAGTTGCAGCTTCGATGAAAAATCGTCGGTTGAAGCCGATTAAAGAACGACTACCGCATGTTGAATATTTTCAAATACGACTCGTGTTAGCAAAGTACGGTGAGGTTTATGAACATACACTCTCTTCTCAAGAAAAAGTTCGGTTATAA
- a CDS encoding manganese catalase family protein has translation MWVYEKKLQYPVRVSTCNPRLAKYLIEQYGGADGELAAALRYLNQRYSIPDKVVGLLTDIGTEEFAHLEMIATMVYKLTKDATPEQLKEAGLGAHYANHDKALFYENAAGVPWTASYIAAKGDPIADLYEDIAAEEKARATYQWIINLSDDPDLNDGLRFLREREIIHSQRFREAVEILKEERDRKKFF, from the coding sequence ATGTGGGTTTATGAGAAGAAGTTGCAATATCCTGTTCGGGTCAGTACATGTAATCCACGTTTAGCAAAATATCTCATTGAACAATACGGAGGTGCCGATGGGGAACTTGCTGCCGCCCTTCGCTACTTAAACCAACGTTATTCGATACCTGATAAAGTTGTTGGTCTGTTAACGGATATCGGAACTGAAGAATTTGCTCATTTAGAAATGATTGCAACGATGGTGTATAAACTAACAAAAGATGCAACACCTGAGCAACTAAAAGAAGCAGGACTTGGTGCCCATTATGCCAATCACGATAAGGCGTTATTTTACGAAAACGCAGCCGGAGTCCCGTGGACTGCTTCTTACATCGCAGCCAAAGGGGACCCTATTGCTGATTTATATGAAGATATTGCTGCTGAAGAAAAAGCCCGTGCCACTTACCAATGGATTATTAACTTAAGTGATGACCCTGATTTAAACGATGGATTACGTTTTTTAAGGGAACGGGAAATTATTCATTCTCAACGCTTTCGTGAAGCGGTAGAAATTTTAAAAGAAGAACGAGATCGTAAGAAATTCTTCTAA